The window GCTTTCATAGTGGTGGATGCTTTTGACAATGGATCCTATATAAAGATCCTTCCTGCGGAAAGGAAGATTGTTGGCTATACCACCCGTAACAGCGGAGGGGTTACCGCCAACTTCAGGAACTATTTTGTTTTGCAATTTGATAAATCGTTTTCGCAAGCCCATACCTGGCATGATTCAGTTCTGGTGAAAAGTGGCTTGGAGATGAAGGCCGATCATGCAGGAGCAGTAGTGGCCTTTTCCACCAGGAAAGGAGAGCCTGTCCATGTGAAAGTAGCTTCTTCCTTCATCAGCCTGGATCAGGCTGAGCGGAACCTGGTGAATGAGGTGGGCAACCAGGGATTTGATGCCACTGTCAATGCTTCTAAGAAAGAGTGGAACAAGGTGCTGGGCAGGGTAAAGGCTGAAGGCGGAACTACAGAGCAACTCAGGACCTTCTATTCCTGCCTTTACCGGACCGTATGTTTTCCGCAGAAGCATTATGAACTGGATGCGGCCGGGAAACCCATGCATTATAGTCCTTATACAGGTGAGGTGTTACCTGGTTATTTCTATGCCGGCACCGGCTTCTGGGATACCTTCAGGGCCCTGTACCCGTTGCTGAACCTGCTTTATCCATCCATTAATGTGGAGATGCAGGAAGGATTGGTGAATGCCTATAAGGAGGGCGGTTACCTTCCTGAATGGTCCAGCCCGGGATTCCGGAATGTGATGGTAGGCAATAACTCTGCATCGGTAGTGGCAGATGCCTACCTCAAAGGCCTGCGGGGTTATGATATCCAAACCCTTTATAAGGCATTGCTGCATGGCGCAAATAGTGAAGGCCCGATGGATGCAGTAGGAAGAAGGGGGGTGAAGTACTATAATGAATTGGGTTATGTTCCATACGACGTCAAGATCAACGAGAACGCGGCACGTACCCTTGAATATGCCTATGATGATTTTACCATCTGGCAGTTGGCCAAGGCGCTGAACCGTCCTAAGGAGGAGATCGCGCTTTATGAAAAACGGATGCTCAATTACCGGAACCTATACGATCCTGCATTCAAGTTGATGCACGGCAGGATGAAGGATGGAAGTTTCTCACCCAATTTCAATCCATTCAAATGGGGGGATGCTTTTACTGAAGGGAATAGCTGGCACTATAGCTGGAGTGTATTCCATGATATCCAGGGACTCATTAACCTGATGGGCGGGGAGAAGGAATTCGTTTCCATGCTCGATTCTGTCTTCAGCATGCCACCCGCTTTTGATGATTCCTATTATGGATTCCCCATCCATGAGATCCGGGAAATGCAGATCATGAACATGGGCCAGTATGCGCATGGCAACCAGCCGATCCAGCACATGATCTACCTCTACAATTATGCCGGACAACCCTGGAAGACGCAATACTGGACCAGGGAGGTGATGAACCGCCTGTACAAGCCTGAACCGGATGGCTATTGCGGGGATGAGGACAATGGCCAGACCTCTGCCTGGTATATTTTTTCCGCTATGGGTTTTTATCCTGTATGTCCGGGAACCGACCAATACGTGTTGGGTGCCCCACTTTTCAGGAAACTCACCCTGCAACTAGAGAATGGCAAACAGGTCCTGATCAATGCCGCTGCGAATTCAGCTACTAACAAATATGTACAAACGCTTTTCTGGAATGGCCGTCAATACGACAAGAACTTTATCAGCCATTTCGACCTGTTAAAGGGTGCCAGCCTTGATTTCAGGATGGCTTCGATTCCCAATAAAAAACGTGGTGTTGATGCATCCGCTTATCCCTATTCCTATTCAACCAAAAAATAATTCCATGCAATCGAGAAGAAAATTCATTCAGCATACAGGGGCACTGGCAACCGGTTTGTTCCTGCAACAGTCGGGGGCATTTGCCTTCTCTGCCCAGGGTTATGAGTCGAAGCGCCCTCCGTTGGCAGAAAGGAAATTCACCAGTGAAGCTGTGGAGGCCACCATTGTACGGTTAAAAAAGCAAATCGCTGATCCTGAACTGGGTTGGTTGTTTGAGAACTGTTTCCCCAACACCCTGGATACAACGGTTGAATATGAGGAGCCGAATGGTGTACCGGATACTTACGTGATCACGGGTGATATTGATGCCATGTGGTTGCGCGATAGTACGGCACAGGTATGGCCCTACCTGCCCCTGGTGAAGGGCGATGCCAAACTCAGGTTACTGATAGAAGGGGTGATCAATCGCCAGAAGCACAGTATTATCCTTGATCCTTACGCTAATGCTTTTTACAAGGATGTAAAGAAGGAGAGCGAATGGAAGCACGACCTCACCACTATGCAACCCGGTATCCATGAGCGGAAATGGGAGATCGATTCATTATGTTATCCCATCCGCCTGGCACACCAGTTCTGGAAGACCACGGGGGTTACACGCCCTTTTGATACCGCATGGGTGAAGAGCATTGAACTGACCGTGAAGACATTCAAAGAACAACAACGCAAGAACGGCGATGGTCCTTATACCTTCCAGCGCACCACAGCCTGGGCAACAGATGGCGTACCCCTTGCCGGCTATGGCTATCCTGTGAAGCCGGTGGGCCTGATCTGCTCCATCTTCCGTCCCAGCGATGATGCCACTATTTATCCCTTCCTGGTGCCGGCCAATTTCTTCGCTATAGTTTCCCTTCGCCAGGCAGCAGAAATGTTGAACTCCATCCACAAGAATACCCAGCTGGCCAATGAGTGTACTGCCCTGGCCAATGAAGTGGAGAAGGCTTTGCAACAATTTGCTATCATCAATCACCAGCAGTTCGGTAAAGTGTACGCCTATGAGGTGAATGGATTTGGCAGCTTCAACCTGATGGATGATGCCAATGTGCCCAGCCTGCTTTCACTGCCTTACCTGAATGCTGTTAAGAACACTGACCCGATCTATCGAAATACCAGGAAACTGTTGCTTTCGGAGAATAATCCATTCTTCTTCAAAGGGAAGGTAGCTGAAGGCATTGGAGGACCCCATGCTGGTATGTTCATGATCTGGCCCTTGAGCATCACCATGCGTGGATTGACCGCAACAACGGGAGAAGAAGTCCGCCAGTGTTTGCATTATTTGAAGTCCACCCATGGTGGTACAGGATTCATGCATGAATCCTTCCATAAGGATGATGCCAGTAAATTCACCAGGAAATGGTTTGCCTGGGCAAATACCTTGTTTGGTGAACTGGTATTGCATACCAGCCAGCAATACCCACAAATCTTAAGCCTTAAATCTATCTGATGAAAAAACAACTGATCCTGACCATTGATGTTGGGGGAACACATGTAACCACCGCTCTGATTGACCTTGGTGAAAGGTCAGTGGTGGAAGGAAGTTTGGCCAGGGAATATTTTGATTCCAACCTTCCAAAGGATACTGTCTTACAGCACTGGCTAAACGCCATTAACCATGCCATGGCATGGTCTGGTGATCATGAACTGGAAGGGGTCGGGATCTGTATGCCAGGTCCATTTGATTACCAGCAGGGGATATGCTGGATAAAGGACCAGGATAAGTATGAACATTTCTACGGGGTGAATATCAGGGAAGAGCTTAGGAATTTATTAGGGTTCTCCCTTTCCTTTCCCATATTATTTGAAAATGATGCGGCCTGTTTTGGCAAGGGTGAGGTACTTCGGCTTCCCGCCCTGCAAAGGCAAAGGGTGATCGCCATGACCCTGGGAACGGGACTGGGGGGGTGTTTCATTGAGAATGGACTAGTGCTCACCGATGACCCCAGGGTGACCAAGGGAGGGGAGTTGTATTACCTTCCCTATCGGGATGGTATAGCCGAAGATTATATTTCTACCCGTGCCCTGGTGAATGCCTATCACCAGCTGACTGGTATACAACTGCCGAATGCAAAGGAAATAGCAGACAGGGCAAGGAGCGGTGACAAGGCCGCATTGGAATGTTTCCACCAAATGGGAATTGCCATTGGGGAAGTGTTGAGGCCTTGGATCAATAGTTTTCGTCCGGCAAGCCTGGTGCTTGGTGGTAAGATTTCCATTTCGGCCGACCTCTTCCTGTTGTCGCTGCAACAGGAATTGAAGAAGGCAGAGGTTGTGCCTGATGTATTGGTTTCAATAGATAATGAGCTGGCTGCCTTGTTTGGGGCTGCTGCCCTATTTGTTGACCTGGAGCGGGTGGCTTGAAAAGGCCCGGCTACTCATCAATAAAATCAATTGATGCAAAGGAGTTTATAGCGATAAGTTGTTGTTCGGAAGGCGAATGGGTTTTGATCAGGTCGGAGTTATTAACCCTTTTTAACAAGAACTTGGATCATTTTGCTAAATCGATTTTTCAATAGTGCTAATTCGTAAATTTAGTAACCTAACGTTTGCGCCAATGAAAGGAAGAATTATCCTGCTGATCGCTGTTGCCATCAGCGGCATGTCTGTGTGGGTGGGCTGCGCCTCCAACAGTTCGGGAAACGAGGCTGCCATACCGGAGACCATCAGCTACAACTACGATATCCGTCCCATCCTTTCCGACAAATGTTTTGCCTGTCATGGACCCGACCAGAAGAAACAGGAGGCCGGACTGAGGCTGGACCATCCGGAGTTTGCCTATGCGCCGCTGAGGGAAACCAAAGGGGCTTTTGCCATCGTGCCAGGAAAACCGGAACAGTCTGAACTGATCAAACGCATCACCTCCACTGATCCGGGTTACGTGATGCCTACACCTGAATCACATCTCGGGGCATTGACGGAGCGTGAGGTGGAATTGTTTACCGAATGGATCCGCCAGGGGGCTAAGTATGAACCGCATTGGGCATTTACCCGTCCAGAGAAAGCACCCCTTCCAAAGGTGGCCGATAAGGAATGGCCAAGGAATGCCATTGATCATTTCATTTATGAGAAGATGGCTGAACAGGGATTGAGTCCCAATGAAGCCGCCGGTAAGGAATACCTGGTGAAGCGGGTGACCCTGGACCTCACAGGCTTGTTGCCAACACCGGCACAGGTGGATGCCTTCCTGGCAGACAATCGTCCCGACGCTTATGAACGATATGTGGACCAGTTACTGGCCAGTCCGCAGTATGGTGAGAAGATGGCCGTGCATTGGCTGGATGTCTCCCGGTATGCGGATAGTTATGGCTACCAGGACGATAATATCCGAACCCAGTGGCCTTATCGCGATTGGGTGATCCATGCCTTCAATAAGAACATGCCTTATGACCAGTTCATCACCTGGCAACTGGCTGGTGATATGTTGCCGGATGCCGATAAGGAAAAGATACTGGCCACCGCTTTTCTTCGTAACCACAAGTATACGGAAGAGGGTGGGGTGATCGATGAGGAATACCGGGTGGAATACCTGGTAGATAAAGTAAAAACCTATACCAAGGGCGTACTGGCCTTAACTGCCGAATGCGCCCAATGCCACGACCACAAGTATGACCCTATCTCCCAAAAGGATTATTTCCAGCTCTTCGCATTTTTTAATAATACGAAGGAAATAGGCTACGAAGGGGATGTGAATATTTCCAAACCTGCCAAGAATCCCATTCTTACCCTTACAGATGAAGAGGTAAAGAATGTATTGGGTTTCATCAATAAGAAGGATACCGGTAGCCTGATGGTTTCGGTTATGGGTGAACGTGATACCCTCCGTCCCACCTATATCCTTAACCGCGGTGTTTATGACCAGCGGGGGGAAGTGGTTCAGCCATCCGCCTTGCGTGCGGTACTGCCCTTCGATACCCTCAAGCTGCCGCGCAACAGGCTAGGCCTGGCGCAATGGACGGTAAATAGGAACAACCCGATTACTGCAAGGGTATTCGTGAACCAACTCTGGCAGGAGTTCTTTGGCAGGGGTATTGTAAAAACGACGGGCGACTTTGGTATGCAAGGCAACCTGCCTTCCCATCCCAAACTGCTGGATTGGCTGGCAGTGGATTTTATGGAGCATGACTGGGATATCAAACGTCTGGTGAGACTGATCGTCAGTTCGGCAACCTACCAGCAGTCGGCCAGGGTTTCAGAAAAGCAATTGCAGCGCGACCCCGAGAACATCTATCTCTCCCGAGCCCCACGCACCAAGGTAAAAGCAGAGTTCGTGCGTGATATAGTTTTGGGGAGCAGTGGTTTGCTGAATAAGGAAATTGGTGGCCCAAGTGTGAAGCCCTACCAGCCAAAAGGTTTGTGGGAAGCGGGAACATCCGGCAGGGGAGTGCTGGCTACCTACAAGCAGGATCATGGGAATGAATTGTACCGGAGAGGCATGTATACCTTCATCAAGCTGACCCTTCCCCCGCCATCCATGATCATCTTCGATGCCAGCAACCGTGACCAGTGCGAGGTAAAGAGGACCAGTACCAATACCCCTTTACAGGCATTGGTGATGATGAATGACCCCACCGTACTGGAAGCATCCCGTGTGTTGGCGCAGCAACTGGTGGTGCAGTCCACTGATGATGCAGCCAATATCACCACTGCCTTCAGGGCTATCCTCTGCCGTAAGCCTTCAACCAAAGAGATGGATATCCTGGGCAAGTATTTTAAGGAGGAACTGGCTTTGTACAGTTCTGGTAAACTAGCCCCGGAAAAACTCCTTGGCATAGGGGAGTGGCCACAGGTGAAAGGCGCCGATGCCAATCGTTCCGTGGCACTTATGAAAGTCATCACCACTATTTATAACATGGAAGAAGCCATCACTAAATCATAGTTATTATGGAAAAGGAATTCCTTGAATACGGCTTAAGCATGAATCGTCGCCGCTTCCTCACCAGCCTGGGAATGGGGATCGGTGGTGCGGCATTGGGATCTTTGCTGGTTCCTGACCTTTTTGGCAGCAGGGCTGAGGAAGAAATGGTGATGGCCGGTCTTCCCCATTTTGCTCCCAAGGCCAAGCGGATCATCTACCTGTTCCAGAATGGGGCACCATCACAACTCGATCTGTTCGACTACAAGCCCACGCTGGAAAAGATGTTCGGGGAAGACCTCCCTGCATCAGTTCGGATGGGCCAACGTTTAACAGGTATGACCGCTGACCAGACCAAATTCCCGCTGGCGGCATCCATGTTCAAGTTCAACCAATATGGACAACACCGGGCATGGATAAGCGAGCTGCTTCCCCATACCGCCAAAGTGGTGGATGACCTTTGCATCATCAGGAGCCTTTATACGGAAGCGATCAATCATGACCCTGCACTGACCTTCTTCCAGACAGGTGCACAAGTGGGTAACCGTCCCAGTATGGGGGCCTGGCTGAGCTATGGATTGGGCAGTGAGAACAAGAACCTTCCTGCATTTTGCGTGCTGTTATCGAAAGGAAAAGGCAATGGGCAGGGTGTGTATTCCAAGCTCTGGACCAATGGTTTTCTGGATTCTGTTCACCAGGGTGTGCAGTTCAGCAGTGGTGAAAATCCTGTATTATACCTGAACAACCCGGATGGTATGGACAAAGCTGACAGGCGTAATATGCTGGATAAACTGGCAGAGCTGAATGAAAGCAGTTTTGAGACGTTCGGCGATCCAGAGATCAAAGCGAAAGTGCAGCAATATGAAATGGCCTATCGTATGCAAACGGCAGTACCCGAAGTGACCGACCTAAGCAAGGAACCCGAACATATCGTTAAGTTATATGGTCCCGATTGCCTGGTGCCCGGAACCTATGCAGCCAATTGCCTGCTGGCCAGGAAACTGTCTGAGAGCGGGGTCCGTTTTGTACAATTGTACCACCAGGGCTGGGATGGACATAATAACCTTCCCTCCGAGATCAAGGGGCAATGCCTGGATACCGACCAGGCATCCGCCGCGCTGATCACAGACCTGAAGCAGCGGGGATTGCTGGATGAAACATTGGTGATCTGGGGCGGTGAGTTTGGCCGGACCAATTATTGCCAGGGGCCGCTCACGAAGGAAAACTATGGCCGCGACCATCACCCGCGTTGTTTCACCATGTGGATGGCCGGTGGCGGCGTTAAGCCCGGCGTTTATGGCGAAACAGATGAGTTCGGTTACAATATCGTTGCCAACCCCGTGCATATCCACGACTTCCATGCAACAGCCCTGCACCTGATGGGACTCGACCATGAGAAGCTGGTCTATAAGCACCTTGGCCGCCGCTACCGGTTGACCGATGTAGCCGGTAAGGTTGTAAAGGATATTATCGCATAAGCCTCTTCGTTATAACCCTTAAACCATCAGGATGCATCGCAAGGACTTTATCAGGAATACCGCACTGGCGGGAATGGGAGCTTTGGTGGTGCCTCACTATCTTTCTGCAGAACAGGTAGTGCTGGGCCAGAACAACAAGCGCTATAAGATCAATACACATTGGAGTAAGGCAGATATCAGCCGCTACCCGGTGAATGATTGCCATGAAATGGTGCAGGACAGCAAGGGAAGAATCCTCTTGCTGACCAATGAAACCCGTAACAATGTACTGGTGTATGATAAGCAGGGGAAATTACTGGACAGTTGGGGGAATGAATACCCGGGGGCACATGGGTTAACATTGTTCAATGAGAATGGGCAGGATGTATTGTTCATCTGTGATAACAACCGTCACCAGGTGATCAAGACCACTATCAATGGCAAGGTCCTGATGGTATTGGATTATCCCAGGGAAACCGGGATGTATGCCAAGGCCGAAGAGTATGTCCCAACAGAGACCGCCATTGCACCCAACGGTGATATCTATGTCGCGGATGGTTATGGCAAGGACCTGGTGATCCAGTATGATGCCAATGGAAAGTATATCCGCCATTTTGGGGGAAGGGGAACAGGGGCCGGGCATTTGCTGAATGCACATGGCGTATGCATTGATAACAGGGATCGCTCCAATCCATTGGTGATCGTAAGTTCCCGTCAGCATAATGCCTTTAAACGCTATACGCTTGAAGGTGTGTATAAGGATACCATAGAACTACCCGGGGCATGGGTATGCCGGCCGGTTATAAAAGGTGATTACCTCTATGCTGCTGTCTTGCAGTCGAACAGCCGCCAGGGACAAGGATCCGGGTTCGTGACCATATTGGATAGGAACAATAAAGTTGTTTCCAATCTTGCAGGCAGTGAGCCTTCCTATCAGAATGGCCGGCCAGAAGAGATGTACCAGACCATCAAGGCCTTTCAGTATCCCCATGATGTTTGCATTGATGATGAGGAAAACCTTTATGTGGCACAGTGGAATTCCGGCAAAACCTATCCCTATAAACTAGAACCCATCGCATGAAAAAGGAATGGCTCATAGCGTTGTGCTATTGCATGGCAGGAATGGCAGCAATGGCCCAGGACCAGTTCCAACTGGCACCACCTTTTATGAAGTATCCTTCTGTCTTTTTTGAGAAGGAAACAAGTGTTGGTTTGTTGTTCGCGCAGAAAGGGACAAGCATCCATTATACTACTAACGGTAAAGTGCCCACGCAACAGGACCCTGAATACCGATCCCCGATCAGGATCACCGAACATAATACTACTGTAAAAGCGAAGGTGTTTGGCAAGGGATACCAGCCTTCGGATGTAGTGGAAGCAACCTTTATCAAAGGAGGGCTGCGAATCGCATCCATTAGCGGTACCGCGCCTTTTGCGCAGTATGCCGGGGAAGGTGGGCAGTCCTTGAATGATAACAAAGGCGGTAACACTGCGTATACCAGCAAGACCTGGATGGGCTGGAAAGATGATCGGGTAAGCCTGACCGTTAAACTGGCGCAGCCTGAAACAGTTGGTGCCATATTGCTTGACCTTTTGCAGGACCAGGGCAGTTGGATATTCTTTCCGGCAAGGGCAGAAGTGTATGCTCTAGATTACGCTACGGAGTCGGAACAAAAAGTCGGGCAAATGGAATGGCAGCCGAGGGAAGGGAAGGATGTTAGTGTATGTAAGCCCTTCCTTTTGTCCTTTGACCAACCCGTTAAAACCGATATGGTCCGATTGGAATTATTTGTATTGCAGCAGATCCCTGACTGGCATCCCGGAAAAGGGCAGCGCAGCTGGATATTCCTGGATGAAATAAAACTGTATTAATCATGACAACAGACTGGAAGCGGGTCTTATTCAATACCTGTATTGCCCTCAACTGCCTCTTGATCTTTTTGGTAGTATTTGGTAGTGAAATGCAATTGCCGTTGTGGTTACAGGTGACCGGAAGGTTTCACCCTTTGGCAGTGCATTTTCCCATTGTTTTAATGCTTGTGGCTTTTGTCTGGGAATTGTTTTTTACCCGGAAGGATTACGCAATATTAAGGGAAGCCGGTGATTGGTTCTTATTAGGTTCCGCCTTCACAGGAGTGTTGGCTGCCCTCATGGGGTTATTCCTTTCCAGGGAAGTGGGGTATGATCAGGACGCCATTGTTTACCATAAATGGACCGGTGTAGGAAGTGCTGTCATTAGTTTGATCTGGTATGCTTCGAGGTCGTCAATAAGAAAGCGTAAGTTGTCAACGACCTTTGCCGGATTGATTGCAATGGGGGGAGTTGCGGTGGCGGGCCACCTGGGTGCCAATATCACCCATGGGTCAGATTTTTTGTTTGCGCCTGTAATGGCATCAAACCATCCAAAAGTATTGCTCGAAGATGCTATTGCTTATACCCACCTGATCAAGCCAATACTTGAAGACAAATGTGTGAGTTGCCATAATAACAGAAAGGCAAAAGGGGAACTGATCATGGAAACGGAGGCCCTGCTTTTGAAAGGTGGAAAAAACGGGAGGCTATGGGATAGTACAGCAAAGGATTTTGGCCTGATGATGCAACGGATCCATTTGCCGCTCGATGCTAAAGAGCATATGCCCCCCAAGGGGAAAGCCCAGTTAACGGAGGAGGAAGAGAAAGCGATCTATTACTGGATCAAGGGAGGTGCCAGTTTTACCCAAAGGATCATTGATCTGCCTGAAACCGATACCCTGCGCATGATCGCAGCAGGATTCTTCACAACAGCTGAGCAGGATAGTTATTCATTTGAGCCGGCAAAGGAATCGTTGATAAAGGAATTGAACACCGATTACCGGGTAGTGAATCCCCTGGCATTGGGATCGCCGGCATTGAATGTGGAGTTTTTTGGACCGGTATTCTTCAAGCCTGAACAATTGAAGGAGTTAGAGAAAGTAAAAACACAGGTGGTCAGCCTGAACCTGGCAAAGATGCCGGTGACCGATGCGGACCTGAAATTGATCGGCAATTTCACTAACCTGCGCAAACTAAACCTTTCCTTTACAAAGATCACCGGAGCAGGGCTCTCAGCTTTATCTGGCTTGAAAGACCTTCGTCAATTGTCCCTTTCCGGTACAGCAGTCAAGCCCGCTGATATTGCACAACTGAAGGGCCTTGAAAAATTAGCCACTATATATGCCTGGAATACCGGTGTGCAGGAAAAGGACCTGGATCTGCTGGCAAAGCAATTCCCTGATACCCGCATTGAAATGGGATTCAAAGGTGATACCATTAAGGTTAAATTGAACCCGCCGATCATTGAAGGGGAGCAGCAGGTCCTTACGGGCCCTACCACCATTATCCTTAAGCATTATGTGAATGGCGTTCAGTTACGCTATACGCTGGATGGAAAGGAGCCTGATAGTATCAACTCCCCGCTGTATAAAGACGGTATCCTGATCAATGGTACGGGTGTATTGAAAGCGAAAGCTTTCCTCCCGGGATGGTATAGCAGTGAGGTGGCATCAAAAAATTATTATAAGACAGGCTTCAGGCCGGATAGTGTTAGCCTGGTGGCCAAACCTGCTGCGTCCTACGCAGGTTCGGGTGGCAAGACCCTTGCTGATGGGGAGAAAGGTGACCTGAATTTCCGGACAGAAAAATGGCTGGGCTATAAGGACAATGATATGGTTGCCCTGCTCTATTTCAATCAGCCTGCTGAGCTTTCCGGGATATCCGTCAGTACGATCGTGGATATCGGGAATTACATTATGCCTGCGCAACAACTGGAGGTATGGGGAGGTGCCAATGCATCCGGATTGAAGTTATTGGGTAGATTGAATCCCGTTCAGCCAAAAGAGCAGGTGCCGGGCTATATGGTCGGATTTGATTTTGCTTTCGCAAAACAAAAAATAA is drawn from Flavihumibacter rivuli and contains these coding sequences:
- a CDS encoding glycoside hydrolase family 125 protein, whose product is MQSRRKFIQHTGALATGLFLQQSGAFAFSAQGYESKRPPLAERKFTSEAVEATIVRLKKQIADPELGWLFENCFPNTLDTTVEYEEPNGVPDTYVITGDIDAMWLRDSTAQVWPYLPLVKGDAKLRLLIEGVINRQKHSIILDPYANAFYKDVKKESEWKHDLTTMQPGIHERKWEIDSLCYPIRLAHQFWKTTGVTRPFDTAWVKSIELTVKTFKEQQRKNGDGPYTFQRTTAWATDGVPLAGYGYPVKPVGLICSIFRPSDDATIYPFLVPANFFAIVSLRQAAEMLNSIHKNTQLANECTALANEVEKALQQFAIINHQQFGKVYAYEVNGFGSFNLMDDANVPSLLSLPYLNAVKNTDPIYRNTRKLLLSENNPFFFKGKVAEGIGGPHAGMFMIWPLSITMRGLTATTGEEVRQCLHYLKSTHGGTGFMHESFHKDDASKFTRKWFAWANTLFGELVLHTSQQYPQILSLKSI
- a CDS encoding DUF1501 domain-containing protein, translating into MEKEFLEYGLSMNRRRFLTSLGMGIGGAALGSLLVPDLFGSRAEEEMVMAGLPHFAPKAKRIIYLFQNGAPSQLDLFDYKPTLEKMFGEDLPASVRMGQRLTGMTADQTKFPLAASMFKFNQYGQHRAWISELLPHTAKVVDDLCIIRSLYTEAINHDPALTFFQTGAQVGNRPSMGAWLSYGLGSENKNLPAFCVLLSKGKGNGQGVYSKLWTNGFLDSVHQGVQFSSGENPVLYLNNPDGMDKADRRNMLDKLAELNESSFETFGDPEIKAKVQQYEMAYRMQTAVPEVTDLSKEPEHIVKLYGPDCLVPGTYAANCLLARKLSESGVRFVQLYHQGWDGHNNLPSEIKGQCLDTDQASAALITDLKQRGLLDETLVIWGGEFGRTNYCQGPLTKENYGRDHHPRCFTMWMAGGGVKPGVYGETDEFGYNIVANPVHIHDFHATALHLMGLDHEKLVYKHLGRRYRLTDVAGKVVKDIIA
- a CDS encoding 6-bladed beta-propeller, with the protein product MHRKDFIRNTALAGMGALVVPHYLSAEQVVLGQNNKRYKINTHWSKADISRYPVNDCHEMVQDSKGRILLLTNETRNNVLVYDKQGKLLDSWGNEYPGAHGLTLFNENGQDVLFICDNNRHQVIKTTINGKVLMVLDYPRETGMYAKAEEYVPTETAIAPNGDIYVADGYGKDLVIQYDANGKYIRHFGGRGTGAGHLLNAHGVCIDNRDRSNPLVIVSSRQHNAFKRYTLEGVYKDTIELPGAWVCRPVIKGDYLYAAVLQSNSRQGQGSGFVTILDRNNKVVSNLAGSEPSYQNGRPEEMYQTIKAFQYPHDVCIDDEENLYVAQWNSGKTYPYKLEPIA
- a CDS encoding GH92 family glycosyl hydrolase — encoded protein: MKRPGILLAGLISLVSGIKAQVNGFDPVELVNPLMGTQSLFSLSNGNTYPAIARPWGMNFWTPQTGKMGDGWAYVYTAEKIRGFKQTHQPSPWMNDYGQFSIMPVTGKLQFNQDKRASWFSHKAEVVKPHYYSVYLADHDVTTELTATERAAQFRISFPTTDSAFIVVDAFDNGSYIKILPAERKIVGYTTRNSGGVTANFRNYFVLQFDKSFSQAHTWHDSVLVKSGLEMKADHAGAVVAFSTRKGEPVHVKVASSFISLDQAERNLVNEVGNQGFDATVNASKKEWNKVLGRVKAEGGTTEQLRTFYSCLYRTVCFPQKHYELDAAGKPMHYSPYTGEVLPGYFYAGTGFWDTFRALYPLLNLLYPSINVEMQEGLVNAYKEGGYLPEWSSPGFRNVMVGNNSASVVADAYLKGLRGYDIQTLYKALLHGANSEGPMDAVGRRGVKYYNELGYVPYDVKINENAARTLEYAYDDFTIWQLAKALNRPKEEIALYEKRMLNYRNLYDPAFKLMHGRMKDGSFSPNFNPFKWGDAFTEGNSWHYSWSVFHDIQGLINLMGGEKEFVSMLDSVFSMPPAFDDSYYGFPIHEIREMQIMNMGQYAHGNQPIQHMIYLYNYAGQPWKTQYWTREVMNRLYKPEPDGYCGDEDNGQTSAWYIFSAMGFYPVCPGTDQYVLGAPLFRKLTLQLENGKQVLINAAANSATNKYVQTLFWNGRQYDKNFISHFDLLKGASLDFRMASIPNKKRGVDASAYPYSYSTKK
- a CDS encoding PSD1 and planctomycete cytochrome C domain-containing protein → MKGRIILLIAVAISGMSVWVGCASNSSGNEAAIPETISYNYDIRPILSDKCFACHGPDQKKQEAGLRLDHPEFAYAPLRETKGAFAIVPGKPEQSELIKRITSTDPGYVMPTPESHLGALTEREVELFTEWIRQGAKYEPHWAFTRPEKAPLPKVADKEWPRNAIDHFIYEKMAEQGLSPNEAAGKEYLVKRVTLDLTGLLPTPAQVDAFLADNRPDAYERYVDQLLASPQYGEKMAVHWLDVSRYADSYGYQDDNIRTQWPYRDWVIHAFNKNMPYDQFITWQLAGDMLPDADKEKILATAFLRNHKYTEEGGVIDEEYRVEYLVDKVKTYTKGVLALTAECAQCHDHKYDPISQKDYFQLFAFFNNTKEIGYEGDVNISKPAKNPILTLTDEEVKNVLGFINKKDTGSLMVSVMGERDTLRPTYILNRGVYDQRGEVVQPSALRAVLPFDTLKLPRNRLGLAQWTVNRNNPITARVFVNQLWQEFFGRGIVKTTGDFGMQGNLPSHPKLLDWLAVDFMEHDWDIKRLVRLIVSSATYQQSARVSEKQLQRDPENIYLSRAPRTKVKAEFVRDIVLGSSGLLNKEIGGPSVKPYQPKGLWEAGTSGRGVLATYKQDHGNELYRRGMYTFIKLTLPPPSMIIFDASNRDQCEVKRTSTNTPLQALVMMNDPTVLEASRVLAQQLVVQSTDDAANITTAFRAILCRKPSTKEMDILGKYFKEELALYSSGKLAPEKLLGIGEWPQVKGADANRSVALMKVITTIYNMEEAITKS
- a CDS encoding ROK family protein produces the protein MKKQLILTIDVGGTHVTTALIDLGERSVVEGSLAREYFDSNLPKDTVLQHWLNAINHAMAWSGDHELEGVGICMPGPFDYQQGICWIKDQDKYEHFYGVNIREELRNLLGFSLSFPILFENDAACFGKGEVLRLPALQRQRVIAMTLGTGLGGCFIENGLVLTDDPRVTKGGELYYLPYRDGIAEDYISTRALVNAYHQLTGIQLPNAKEIADRARSGDKAALECFHQMGIAIGEVLRPWINSFRPASLVLGGKISISADLFLLSLQQELKKAEVVPDVLVSIDNELAALFGAAALFVDLERVA
- a CDS encoding FN3 associated domain-containing protein, whose protein sequence is MKKEWLIALCYCMAGMAAMAQDQFQLAPPFMKYPSVFFEKETSVGLLFAQKGTSIHYTTNGKVPTQQDPEYRSPIRITEHNTTVKAKVFGKGYQPSDVVEATFIKGGLRIASISGTAPFAQYAGEGGQSLNDNKGGNTAYTSKTWMGWKDDRVSLTVKLAQPETVGAILLDLLQDQGSWIFFPARAEVYALDYATESEQKVGQMEWQPREGKDVSVCKPFLLSFDQPVKTDMVRLELFVLQQIPDWHPGKGQRSWIFLDEIKLY